The DNA sequence TCTGCTGCCAACCATATTTTCCCCCCACTGAAACCagttcaaatgtttttttttcttttttttaattaatttttcctttctttatTACTATTCGAATccgaaatggaaattggatCTGAGGACAAGCGAGAAAGGGAGCGATTTTTAATGACAACATTTTAGACTTCGAATGtcaacaatgacaaaaaattgctTGAAATCTCATCTGTTGCGaataactttgtctccagctcatctacaatagctgccatAGCTTTAGCgcctcatacaaaaaatacagctgcggcACTTGTATATTACCTGGAGACAGAGCTACTCAATACGGATGGGACTTCAAACTCTTTCTTGTCAGTGCAAATCCAAAACTTTTACTCACTTTGTGGTTGTTGTGGGCTTTCCTGAGTGAACAGTCCCATCGTCGGATCATTGTCACCAGCAGGAACATCTTCATCTTGATTAGGCTGATGGGCCGAATTCTGTGTACCCATGATTTCACCATCCGAACCAACTAAATGTGATGGCACGTGCGGATTGTTTGACGATGTTAAGGCCGATTTGCGACTTTTGTCAGCTTCGCGCCACAAAGTTACCTCCTGTACGAAcacgaaaatattcaaaagatAAGTGTTGACAATCATCGTTGTTCGGCTAGACCGTCTACGAAATCACCTGTTGCTTGAAGTAACAACGATCCTCCGTGTCCATCAGCACCAGATTCAGGAAATATCTCACCGAAAACCTTTTGTTTATGTCACGCATCGTTGGTGTGAGATCATAACCGGCCAGAAACACTCGGATCGGTATGCTTTCACCTACGAGTGGAAcaaggaaatttcattttgatttagcTATCGAATGGTTAACGGTTACAGTGCGTATGGACAGACCTTTGACGGGAGCGCCGTCCATTATTTCATACTTGGCTATGGTTTCATTTTCCGTGAACGTGTTCGGACCAGATCCAGTTGTTTCCCGTTTTATAATCGCTATTTCCATGTGTTTAATCTTAAACGCGCGTACCAACAGGAAGTAGATCTTTCCGACTATGACATCCTTTAAGTGGTATCTATGGACGGGATagaagaaaaggaaaattttaggTTTAAAAAAAGGGTCGCAACGACGTGCGGCAACTCACTTGGATTTATTGTACTCAAATTCTATGTGTAAACAGTCTTCGATGCCAACTTCCATTTTGATCGGACAATTCATTTCCGGATAACTACAAAGTGTATGGACCGCAATATCAATTTCCCTCACAATATCTCTGATGCGGCGCACAATCGTCACACGTAAAAAATACCTCAACCGCACATTTGAGCCCACATACACCTCAAATGGCTTGCAAATTCAAACGGATAACTAGTGTTCTGGATCAAATCGCCGGGTCTGCAATTGGTTAAACGAAATCGGTAATGGTCACATAACCGTCGTTCGGACGCACGTCACAATAACGATTTACTCACCGGGCCAGTTCTCTCACCAACGATGTGAACTCATGATGATTACCACGATCGTAGTACAGTTCAATTTGTCCAATCAATTCGATCTTAATACCATGGTGTTCGAGTTTGCTGCCCGGCTTCCGTAGCGTTACATTGACTTTGCCGGACACCGTTTCACCGTCGTAGTACAGCAGATACTTTTCCTTTTTGCTGTCTTCTGTTTTCACCTCGGCCAATTTACGATTTTCCGCCCCATCAAATACGATGTCCACATCGGCGGATTGACCGAATCCGaaataattctgaaaatagaCGAACGGAATTTCGACTTTAAATGTGGTTGGACTCAGACTCAtggaataaaatgttgaacagACGGTTACCATAGTcgtgaagtatcgccaaagtcTTATCGTCACATTCATCACATTTAGGCGTTTATTCACACTCTGACAATGTCTCTtagcgtttcttcacactttgtgGATTTGCCAATTCATCACTTgtagttgatttgttaaatcaggCAGAAAAATCGTCAGAATGTGAAGATAAAGAAACGCTAAGAAGAAGTGCccaagtgtgaagaaacgtcataaagacaaattttccattctttaTGTTTCTGGGGTTTTCTTCACAGTTTGCcgaatttttttacgatttttgatCTATTTTTTGGCGATTCGACTGGTGGCAATTCTTCACGGGTTACAGAGAGGCTAATAAGTTTCTTTGTGAAAGattatttttgcaaaatcTATGACGTGTTGTTGCACTACCTTGGACGaactatttttgttttgaaacttttgtttttggaTCACCAACTAAGTGCTTTAACACGGGTGATACCTATGATGGATATGTCAGCTGTCccaatcaaagaaaattcaaataagtGTCAAAATGAGGAATGTCTGACTGTTGGTGCCAATAAagaacgaaattcaaaaacagAATCTCATGTTTCGTGAACAGTTCGGTGTCTTGGAATAagacatttaaatttagttctaCAAAAATTTCGGCCAAGAGAGGAAGTGAATATGATAAGGTCGTatgaaatatacatttttatgcCACGTAACGGTCGCGCTAAACACTTTTGCGCTATGTTTTCATTGCAATAATCAGTGATTCGTACTCGTCGGTCCCCATTTCGCTACTTCAACAATGTGTATGATTAAACTGATGTCATCAGTTTGCGGTAAATTCGTTCTTACGAGACATCGATAAGATAagataaagaaaaactcaacGAAACGACCAACTGCAAACATACTACTGGAAACTTGAGAAATGTAACGCCAATTAAAAGTACTCTAATACCAGTGGCTAAGTCTTTACATTGGCTTAACCTTCCaaaaatcatctgttatcaacagtAACGACAAATATGAGCGATGACAACAAACggatgaagtaacagattttgtattaaaccAATACTTTGAACAGGAAATAAGATTTCACCATGTTAATCCTATTGCGCTTGCCTAAAAGCTTAATGTACACCCAACGTGCGAAACGTAAgtttattaaaagaaattttcctgCTTAGTACGTGGAAGCGAAAAATTGACAGAACGTTCAAATGCATATTGTGTCATTACGTCGCTTTGCTCGGAGGTCTATACTATAGCTTTACAGTGGGAGAAAGAGGaagtaaataaatggaaattgtgCGATTCAACGCTACAGCCAGAAACAGTGATATTTCAGCCTGACTTTTCTTCACcttttttcagctgatccacacatacaaccaaaactgtttatacggtgTAAGCTGTGCACACACGCAttgtagtggtaaaaccgtataaacagttttgattgtttgtgtgggtcggctaaaaacagctgaagcaaattcatgctgaaatttcactaccTCTTCtaaatgaagaaatttcttatttgagtTGAGAAGGGAGCCAGGGATGTGCACAAACGAATGGCTGAAAATAAATAGCTGAAACCAACACATCACGGACATTCATACATTCTGTCACTGTAACTCATTCATGGGTGCCTCCTATAAGCGGTTTCACATCATATCCTTGTAAACGGTACAGATTCAGCTGTTCAGCTGTGCATTGACAAGTTAGGTGAACAtcgaaatgtaaacaaaaacatttctccCTTTGCACTATCCCAAGTGCAATCATTGACGTTTCCGAAGGTACATAAGTATTGCGTAGGTTATCATCAGCTTTTGCCGAATTGAACTGAACTAACATAAAGCAAAAGACTCGAGTACATAGGAATTGACAAATCATTACGCCACACATAATCGTACAACCGCTGCTCATTTTTCTACTTATTCAATCAAACCGAAAAAGCATTCACACAAAAGTTCATTCGTTCATGCCTCGTCATCAAAAATGCGTTTACTTTTTGCTTATTCTAGCAGCTGTTTCACATTGGCTCTTCTCTAATTCATTGATGACACACGGAAAGATTTTTGTCGAGgcttttaaattaattttaaaaatccaaaaaaaaagacaaaaaatacGGATCCACTTCTTTAGCAGCACGAATGATAACGATATGTATACGACTACAGGGTGGATTGTTACGTAACGATCATGTAAAGCGTGTAAGACGATGGTGcactaaaagaaaaatgattctCCGTTCTAAACGTAGGAAAAGAAGACAAGGCCAACGATTTCCTTATCTGTAAGCAATGTGTGAAGTTgatattaataataaaaaaacaatttaaaaaaatgcatagACCGGATTCGAACACAGCACCTCCGACACTTCAGTCTAACACACACCCACTGAGCTAATCCATTGTTGGCTAATCCGCAACTAAGTTCGCACAGCTTTGATGGTTGTAATACGTTTTGAGgtaaaatgaattgtttaagcgtttaaggatttttttccacatttacGCATTTCCCTCTTCCCTTCCAAAATATAATTGCTCTCCGTATCGAAGTTGGCAAAAtctacaaagaaatttttctgaattatAACTCAGTTACTTGGTAATTAAACCTGAAAAGCCGGTCATACAATTTCCGCTCTTGACTTAATCATTCAGTTTtctaaaattacatttcagcAAATTTCACGTTTGCGTATCTGGCGTTTGCTTTGTTCGTTTGTTTGTTCGCTCAGATATATGAAATATGCGACTCAGATCAGAAGCAACGGATAGTAATGTCTTCAGTCAGTCGAATTTAATGTGAGATATTATCTGTTTGCCTGTTATCACAGGTTATTTccattattgaaaaattatgcCAGGAAAGCTAGATAgcgattttgaatttttactgTGAAATGCAGCGTAACAGATAATGGCCGACCGTTACgcacaaaaaatgttgcatGTGCAAGATAGCTGAAGAAAGGCTCAGAGTAATAATAGAAGAAAAACTAACTACATACATCAACCGAATTGTCTCTATCAGGGTGTCGTGTGACCTAACAATCATGCCACAAAATTCTAACAATGTTGTAATGTCTTTGTAATACTGAACACAACGTTTCCATAGGTATAGGTGCAGGTGCATTGACCATAAAGAGAACTTTTCTGGACATCTTCAAACGAAATATTGATAGATCGATCATAGAGTATCCAAAAACTTACACTAAATcagttttctaaaaaaaaatcagggaAACGAACCCGCGGCCCGTGAGTTTCGAGTCCACCGTCCTAACCATTACTCAACTGAGGTGTTTGGGGTATTGTGTACGACATGGTGAAATTTAAGCAACACGAGCTGCTcagtaaaaattgttttgcttcGCTGTTgaatttccacaaaataaaaaattgaaaattctcaaCGATGAACTGTTAGCAGACCTATTGCAAGAAATGCATtccattcgattttcttcaattgtaGGTACAGTCAGACAGGTCATCAAAAACTCATTTACATTTTGCTTATTCTATTAGCCATTTCAGAAAGGTTCTTCTCTAATTCATTAATGACACACACGGAAATGTTCGCTTCAATTTTGCTATTTCTAACCGCCGAATATTTCGGTTTTACCTGAAAAATGTCAGCAATATGCACACCTGCAACGGTGATTCACCGTTAGGGTTAAAGTATTTGTCTGCGATAATTGTTCACGTTTATGTAGGTGCGAGGTAATGAGGTTGGGAACTATTCAAACCAAATTCAGTCGTTGTTTTGTTCGCTACAGCGGAGGTCGTCCTACACTATAAAGAACTATGGACGTGGACCACGTTACATCAAGGTCTGCTAGTCGACTCAGCTCTAGTGGCTCATGACCACAATCATCTTTTATAGACTAATTTGGTAAGTTTTTATCAAGAAAAGCGTTTTCCTTCACAACAATCCGATTAGTTTCTATTGTGAACAACATGTGTCTTCCCGACGtgcattttcataataattcaattttcggtGTTAAATGGAAAGTCGAATTGAAGTTACGGTTAGCATAATCCGATTTTCATGAAGACTCATTGCAATAAAATGAGCCAAAATTCCAACGAGCAAGTTATGTGACTGTTCTTATATTCTGGCACATGCCACGGCTTAGTAATGAACTCACGACTGTGATAATTTACTGTTCATTCAAcggacaatttttgaaatcccAGTAAAACGTTCAATCAAGAACTTTCTTACATTAAAATGTCTTACGAAGCCAATTACACGTTTCATATCGAATGATATTTCGCTTTCACTCTGGTAGTTGTAGCAGTAAAGAGctttatatttcattttcatgttaaCCAAACACTGCAATAAACTCAATCAATGAACTGTACGGTTTTCCGGTCGTTACTAAACTTAAATGAAACATTGGATCTGAACGCTAAATCGCGCTTCAGATTTTGTTTGACTCGAAACTGAAAATGATTGTCCCTAATGTGAAGTCTATGAAGGTGTTGAATCTTAaggaaaatagaaattgtCAGGCTATTGCGACACGTCTAacagatttgtttttttattattaatttcagATCAGAATGGAGGAgatgtacaaaataaaaaaaataaaaataaaaaaattaataaaaaaggaGGTCTCGGCGATAGGGTTTGTTGAGTTCGTTTGCTTAGTCACCGGGGTTAATGTGTGTCCATAGTATTTAACTTGGGAGGTCTCCTACTATGGCGCCTAATACTAATGTGGTTAGACCACTTACTTATAATGCTTGCGAACTCGATACCCATATCCCTTTTCGACCAACCTTTCCCACGAGATTCGAACCCGCTTTCGTTAATGGCTTGCGGTACTCCTGAACATCGATCTCGTGTATTACCACTGCGCCACGGTGGTTGTGATGAAGCATGATCTAATCGTTAACTTGAAATAATTTACCAACACACACGTGACTTTCACCGAACAAATGGACGTTACACATGAGGTTGCATGCAAAACTGGTTTTCAACGAAGCACAGAGTACACACA is a window from the Bradysia coprophila strain Holo2 unplaced genomic scaffold, BU_Bcop_v1 contig_94, whole genome shotgun sequence genome containing:
- the LOC119085507 gene encoding vacuolar protein sorting-associated protein 26-like, producing MNCPIKMEVGIEDCLHIEFEYNKSKYHLKDVIVGKIYFLLVRAFKIKHMEIAIIKRETTGSGPNTFTENETIAKYEIMDGAPVKGESIPIRVFLAGYDLTPTMRDINKRFSVRYFLNLVLMDTEDRCYFKQQEVTLWREADKSRKSALTSSNNPHVPSHLVGSDGEIMGTQNSAHQPNQDEDVPAGDNDPTMGLFTQESPQQPQNPISISDSNSNKERKN
- the LOC119085508 gene encoding vacuolar protein sorting-associated protein 26-like, coding for MSLSPTTFKVEIPFVYFQNYFGFGQSADVDIVFDGAENRKLAEVKTEDSKKEKYLLYYDGETVSGKVNVTLRKPGSKLEHHGIKIELIGQIELYYDRGNHHEFTSLVRELARPGDLIQNTSYPFEFASHLRCMWAQMCG